A portion of the Corynebacterium rouxii genome contains these proteins:
- a CDS encoding glutamate-5-semialdehyde dehydrogenase yields MLMNNADVRSQEREQVLACARAAHRVAPILAQLTSADKNAVLLAAASALEEASAEILAANQRDIDQGRARGLSEALIDRLALNNARIAGIAGGLRQVAALSDPVGEVVGGSVMPNGMQMRKVRVPLGVMGMVYEARPNVTIDAFGLALKSGNVALLRGSKSAQHSNAALVAVMHRVLENHGLPREVVQLLPCETHESVQDLITARGLVDVVIPRGGAGLIEAVVTNATVPTIETGTGNCHFYIDRDVSDLDQAIAMLLNGKTRRCSVCNATETVLIDSALDPADQLAIITALQKAGVTVHGDVAQLEAVGASGIVPAEEHDWAEEYLSLDIACALVDGVDAAMEHIRIYSTKHTEAIATGNIVTAQRFADRVDAAAVMINASTAFTDGEQFGMGAEIGISTQKLHARGPMALPELTTTKWIVQGTGQTRP; encoded by the coding sequence ATGCTTATGAATAACGCCGATGTACGGTCCCAAGAACGCGAACAGGTGCTGGCATGTGCACGTGCCGCGCACCGTGTTGCGCCTATCCTTGCCCAATTGACCAGTGCTGATAAAAATGCGGTACTTCTTGCCGCTGCTTCGGCTTTGGAAGAAGCGAGCGCTGAGATTCTTGCTGCTAATCAACGCGATATTGATCAAGGACGTGCACGTGGGCTCAGCGAGGCGCTTATTGATCGGTTGGCTTTGAACAACGCCCGCATTGCTGGGATCGCCGGCGGTTTGCGCCAGGTAGCAGCGCTGAGCGACCCAGTAGGTGAGGTTGTAGGCGGCAGCGTGATGCCGAATGGTATGCAAATGCGCAAGGTGCGTGTTCCGCTAGGGGTGATGGGCATGGTGTACGAGGCGCGCCCTAACGTGACGATCGATGCCTTTGGGTTAGCGTTGAAGTCCGGCAACGTGGCGCTGCTGCGTGGTTCAAAGTCGGCGCAGCACTCCAACGCGGCACTGGTTGCGGTCATGCATCGCGTGCTTGAAAACCATGGGTTGCCACGTGAGGTCGTCCAGTTGCTGCCTTGCGAAACACACGAAAGCGTCCAGGATTTGATTACCGCACGCGGGCTTGTCGACGTCGTCATCCCGCGTGGTGGTGCCGGCCTGATCGAGGCTGTGGTGACCAACGCGACGGTCCCCACCATTGAGACGGGCACCGGAAACTGCCACTTCTACATTGATCGTGATGTCAGCGATCTAGACCAGGCGATCGCCATGCTGCTCAACGGCAAGACGCGACGCTGCTCAGTGTGCAATGCAACTGAAACGGTGCTGATCGATTCCGCTTTGGATCCCGCAGATCAGTTGGCAATTATCACCGCCTTGCAAAAAGCTGGTGTTACTGTGCACGGCGATGTTGCCCAGTTAGAAGCCGTGGGCGCGTCGGGAATCGTTCCTGCCGAGGAGCACGATTGGGCGGAAGAATACTTGTCGCTTGATATTGCGTGCGCCTTGGTTGACGGTGTGGACGCTGCGATGGAGCATATTCGCATCTATAGCACCAAGCACACTGAGGCGATCGCTACCGGCAACATTGTGACTGCCCAGCGCTTTGCAGATCGTGTCGATGCCGCGGCGGTCATGATTAACGCATCGACTGCGTTTACTGATGGTGAGCAGTTCGGTATGGGGGCAGAAATCGGAATTTCTACCCAGAAGCTGCATGCCCGCGGACCCATGGCATTGCCGGAGCTGACCACCACGAAGTGGATTGTTCAGGGCACGGGGCAAACACGCCCGTAG